From a single Nicotiana tabacum cultivar K326 chromosome 8, ASM71507v2, whole genome shotgun sequence genomic region:
- the LOC107818717 gene encoding putative late blight resistance protein homolog R1B-12, translated as MEVVETCGKGALSSVEPSTKHSFPSTDEEIVGFGKDAENIMKKLTGGTKELDVISIFGMPGLGKTTLARKVYNNPSIVNHFDAKAWCSVSQAYDRRMLLIEMLTQATRGKCDIKENDDIADKLQKSLKGRRYLIVLDDIWEVDAWEDLELCFPNGEDGSRVIVTTRIEEVAKHLQHRSDPYSLRFLTLEESWELLQKKVFKGESCPPDLREAGLQVAEHCKGLPLVIVLIAGIIAKMEREASLWLKLANDLSSYVLGEQSMKAIQSSYEHLEDHLRPCLLYMSLYPEDCKISVSDLVKLWIAEEFVLNIDTENMEEAARVCLNDLLNRSLVMISEKKLDGQIKYCILHDVVREFCGGKLREKEFKQLAVPYNPYQHLQYSKESQLCIYIHDDLVEQLDHSEYRLDKVPFLDSVETKSLEFIAHPAFNTWSRSDPLSLLAKLRRVRVLHFLDVELPRSWATDVQSLTRLRYLAIKVFDFDFKWVSHMHDLQTLTVQKSRRRFLNTSPAAIWKMTKLRHVNLSEFFFLWQDSDRSFFEESSEAMLENLRTFGTYIICENEKNPRFWWRFPNLEELSLVIVGVSTIPLFPIPEVHTQLQSLELYLPGSSKFRSSVGGASCFVFPSNLRHLSIRGFCLTEEMALNITRLRKLERLKLSKTEFLGENCWDATDIEFPALKYLSLLWCNMRGWNASEESFPMLEKLVIQGCRDLEEIPLSFADIPTLQLIEVEDCMESVEDSAMDIKREIEENTGCDTLQVRISNKRKYRQLNRAGN; from the coding sequence ATGGAGGTTGTTGAGACATGTGGAAAAGGAGCTCTTTCTTCTGTAGAGCCTTCCACCAAACATAGTTTTCCATCAACTGATGAGGAAATTGTGGGCTTTGGGAAAGATGCAGAAAATATAATGAAGAAATTGACTGGTGGAACAAAGGAGCTAGATGTTATCTCAATCTTTGGAATGCCAGGTCTCGGAAAGACAACTTTGGCCAGGAAAGTCTACAACAATCCTTCTATTGTTAATCACTTTGATGCTAAAGCTTGGTGTTCTGTTTCTCAAGCATATGATAGGAGGATGTTGTTGATTGAAATGCTTACACAAGCTACACGTGGTAAATGTGATATCAAAGAGAACGACGACATAGCTGACAAGTTGCAAAAGAGTCTAAAAGGCAGGAGATACCTCATTGTATTAGATGATATATGGGAAGTCGATGCATGGGAAGATTTGGAATTATGCTTCCCTAATGGTGAAGATGGAAGCAGAGTAATAGTAACAACTCGAATTGAAGAAGTGGCTAAGCATCTTCAACACCGCAGTGATCCCTATTCTCTTAGATTTCTGACACTGGAAGAGAGTTGGGAATTACTGCAGAAGAAAGTGTTTAAAGGAGAGAGTTGTCCTCCGGATCTACGGGAAGCAGGGTTACAAGTGGCCGAGCATTGTAAAGGATTACCTCTTGTCATTGTCCTAATTGCTGGAATTATTGCGAAAATGGAAAGGGAGGCATCCTTGTGGCTGAAGCTTGCAAATGACTTGAGTTCTTATGTTTTAGGAGAGCAGAGCATGAAGGCAATACAATCAAGTTATGAGCATTTAGAAGACCACTTAAGGCCTTGCCTTCTATACATGTCATTGTATCCGGAAGACTGTAAGATTTCAGTGTCTGATTTGGTGAAATTGTGGATAGCGGAAGAGTTTGTACTGAATATTGACACAGAGAATATGGAGGAAGCAGCTAGAGTTTGCTTGAATGACCTGCTTAATAGAAGCCTAGTAATGATCTCTGAGAAGAAACTTGATGGTCAGATAAAATACTGCATACTGCACGATGTAGTGCGTGAGTTTTGTGGTGGAAAACTTAGAGAAAAAGAGTTTAAGCAGCTCGCAGTGCCATACAATCCGTATCAACATTTGCAATACTCCAAGGAATCACAGTTATGCATTTATATTCATGATGATCTGGTTGAACAATTAGATCATTCTGAATATCGGCTGGATAAGGTTCCATTTCTGGACTCCGTGGAAACAAAGTCTTTGGAGTTCATTGCTCATCCAGCATTCAACACATGGAGCCGATCGGATCCTCTATCTTTACTTGCTAAATTAAGACGTGTTCGGGTGTTGCATTTCTTGGATGTGGAGTTGCCACGTTCTTGGGCTACGGATGTACAATCGCTAACTCGCTTGAGGTACCTTGCAATTAAGGTCTTTGATTTTGACTTCAAGTGGGTATCTCACATGCACGATCTTCAAACTCTAACGGTTCAAAAAAGTAGAAGGCGTTTTTTAAACACATCGCCAGCAGCTATCTGGAAAATGACCAAGCTAAGGCATGTAAATCTAAGTGAGTTTTTCTTCTTATGGCAAGATAGTGACCGATCATTTTTTGAAGAATCTTCAGAAGCAATGCTAGAGAATTTGAGGACATTTGGCACTTACATAATATGTGAGAATGAGAAGAATCCAAGGTTCTGGTGGAGGTTCCCGAATCTTGAAGAACTCAGCCTCGTGATTGTAGGTGTATCTACTATTCCATTATTTCCCATACCAGAAGTTCATACTCAGCTTCAATCTCTTGAACTATATCTCCCGGGCTCGTCAAAATTCAGGTCTTCAGTTGGAGGGGCCAGTTGCTTTGTCTTCCCTTCAAATCTTAGGCATTTGTCCATTCGCGGATTTTGTCTAACGGAAGAAATGGCTTTAAATATTACAAGATTGCGGAAGCttgagagactaaaactaagtaAGACAGAGTTTTTGGGAGAAAATTGTTGGGATGCCACAGATATCGAGTTCCCTGCACTCAAATACTTGTCATTACTGTGGTGTAATATGAGAGGATGGAATGCTTCAGAGGAATCCTTTCCCATGCTTGAGAAGCTAGTTATCCAAGGTTGTCGCGACCTCGAGGAGATCCCTCTTAGCTTTGCTGATATTCCAACACTCCAACTTATTGAAGTGGAAGACTGCATGGAGTCTGTTGAGGATTCAGCTATGGATAttaaaagagaaatagaagaaaacacAGGCTGTGACACTCTCCAAGTTCGTATATCGAATAAGAGGAAGTACAGACAACTAAATAGAGCTGGTAATTAA